One Corynebacterium appendicis CIP 107643 DNA window includes the following coding sequences:
- a CDS encoding ABC-F family ATP-binding cassette domain-containing protein yields the protein MPAPLHIGLDGISFSYSDGHRVLTDISFAVPSGSVTGLIGENGAGKSTLLGVISGDLIPTAGTLVTPPVTGFIAQETSLPFTEPASTLIDAAVDELRGVERAIADLSGRMAENPENTRLADDFDLALARAENSGVWELDARIATVLAGLGLANVDLATPLGEMSGGQRRRFALATLLLRPVDAMVLDEPTNHLDDEAVDFLVGELESFNGPVLAASHDRYFLDAVCDALVDLDPGLGAEGGMGEETRQGARFSGSFSDYLKAREQRRQRWATDYAAQEHERERLEKAAEQSADDIFHSQENKTETRAAAKFYADRAAKTVGNRRRAAENRLEELERYQIPAPPKPLRFTGIPEHTATSLGVPAVVAKELAVPDRLAPLDLKVQPGEQLLVEGPNGSGKSTLLKILDGALTDFTGELVMPEEMTVARLEQDDSWTDLSVTGADIVPEIVEMGLMTPEQAEMPLEDLSLGQRRRVSLGKILSSPPDLLLLDEPTNHLSLALAEELEAALVDFPGTVIITSHDRWIRRRWRQRKAQKDGRATLLTLSTLWTEEVWREED from the coding sequence ATGCCTGCCCCGCTTCATATCGGACTCGACGGAATCTCATTTTCGTACTCGGACGGCCACCGCGTGCTCACGGACATCTCCTTCGCAGTCCCGTCGGGCTCGGTCACGGGACTCATTGGCGAGAACGGCGCGGGCAAATCGACACTGCTCGGTGTCATTTCCGGCGACCTTATCCCCACAGCCGGCACGCTGGTCACCCCGCCAGTCACGGGGTTCATCGCCCAGGAGACCTCGCTGCCCTTCACCGAGCCAGCGAGCACGCTTATCGACGCCGCCGTGGATGAGCTCCGCGGCGTGGAGCGCGCCATTGCGGATCTCTCCGGTCGAATGGCGGAAAACCCCGAGAACACGCGCTTGGCAGATGACTTCGATCTCGCGCTGGCGCGCGCTGAGAATTCCGGTGTCTGGGAGCTCGACGCCCGCATTGCGACAGTCCTCGCCGGCCTGGGCCTTGCCAATGTCGATCTGGCTACCCCGTTGGGTGAGATGTCCGGCGGCCAGCGCCGCCGCTTCGCGCTAGCGACTCTCCTACTGCGCCCGGTGGACGCGATGGTGCTGGACGAGCCGACAAACCACCTCGACGACGAGGCCGTGGACTTTCTCGTGGGCGAACTCGAGTCTTTCAACGGCCCGGTGCTGGCCGCGTCCCACGACCGCTATTTCCTCGACGCTGTCTGCGATGCCCTCGTCGACCTCGATCCGGGACTTGGTGCGGAAGGCGGGATGGGTGAAGAGACCCGCCAGGGCGCGCGCTTCAGCGGATCCTTCAGCGATTATTTGAAGGCCCGCGAGCAGCGCCGCCAGCGCTGGGCCACCGACTACGCCGCCCAGGAGCACGAGCGCGAACGGCTGGAAAAGGCCGCGGAGCAGTCCGCCGACGACATTTTCCACTCGCAGGAGAACAAGACGGAGACTCGAGCCGCGGCGAAGTTTTACGCGGACCGCGCAGCGAAGACCGTGGGCAACCGCCGCCGCGCCGCAGAGAACCGGCTCGAGGAACTGGAGCGCTACCAAATACCCGCTCCCCCGAAGCCGCTGCGCTTCACCGGCATCCCGGAACACACGGCAACCTCCCTCGGCGTACCGGCGGTCGTGGCTAAAGAGCTCGCGGTCCCCGACCGCCTCGCGCCTCTCGACCTCAAAGTCCAGCCCGGCGAGCAACTGCTGGTGGAGGGCCCAAACGGTTCCGGCAAGTCGACTCTGCTGAAGATTCTCGACGGTGCGCTCACCGATTTCACCGGCGAGCTGGTCATGCCGGAGGAAATGACCGTCGCCCGCCTTGAGCAAGACGATTCGTGGACGGATCTCTCCGTCACCGGCGCCGATATCGTCCCGGAAATCGTGGAGATGGGACTGATGACCCCGGAGCAGGCGGAAATGCCGCTCGAGGATCTCTCGCTGGGACAGCGCCGCCGCGTCTCCCTGGGCAAAATCCTATCCTCGCCGCCGGATCTGTTGCTTCTCGACGAGCCCACCAACCACCTCTCCCTCGCACTCGCCGAGGAGCTCGAGGCCGCCCTGGTGGACTTTCCCGGCACCGTGATCATCACCAGCCACGACCGGTGGATCCGCCGCCGCTGGCGCCAGCGCAAGGCCCAGAAAGACGGACGCGCCACACTGCTCACCCTGTCCACGCTGTGGACCGAGGAGGTATGGCGCGAAGAAGACTGA
- the ileS gene encoding isoleucine--tRNA ligase: MADKQGVGGVYPKVDMTGGSSKFPDMEKIVLDYWNEDKTFQASLDNREGCEEYVFNDGPPFANGLPHYGHLLTGYVKDIVPRYRTMTGYHVPRVFGWDCHGLPAELEAEKQLGITDKAQIEDMGLAQFNEYCAKSVMHYADEWEDYVTRQARWVDFENGYKTMDPEYMESVMWAFKELYDKGLIYQGFRVLPYSWAEHTPLSNQETRLDDAYKERQDPTVTVTFPIKDTKGHEELIDSAFIGWTTTPWTTPSNLALAVGPEIEYSLVRVGEDSSVPEFAGAKLVLATDLIKSYAKELGENLEVLATYRGADLEGITYEPLFDYFADQPNAFQVLLADYVTTEDGTGVVHQAPAFGEDDMITCEKYDIGLVIPVDADGKFTSLVPDYEGKLVFDANRDIIRDLKARGRVVRDQTIVHSYPHSWRSGEPLIYMALPAWFVKVVDIRDRMVELNQEIDWIPSHIRDGQFGKWLEGARDWNISRTRYWGSPVPAWVSDNPEYPRVDVYGSLDELEADFGVRPESLHRPYIDELTRPNPDDPTGKSTMRRVPDVLDCWFESGSMPFAQYHYPFENKEEFDTRQPADFIVEYSGQTRGWFYVQHVLSTALFDRVAYKKVVAHGIVLGSDGQKMSKSKGNYPNVNEVFDRDGSDAMRWFLMSSPILRGGNLIVTEQGIRDGVRQAILPIWNAYTFLQLYSDREATWDTSSDNVLDRYILAKLHDTVKNTGAALEATDISGACEEIRLFADTLTNWYVRRSRDRFWAGQEEHPEAFNTLYTVLEVLARTVAPLLPYIGEVMWRGLTGERSVHLADYPDAADFPADDELVAAMDATRAVCSAASSLRKAKKLRNRLPLPGLKVALPEADTLAPFESVIRDEVNVKNVELTQDVDSAGSFEVVVNAKVAGPKLGKDVQRAIKNVKAGNYVHDGENVVVDGDLVLTPDLYTERLVAADPDSTARVEGMDGLVVLDTALTEELEAEGWAADVIRGLQDARKNEGLEVSDRISVTLHVPADKEKWASRHADHIAAETLATSFTVTTDADDAGHKVLDGVTANVTKNG; this comes from the coding sequence ATGGCAGACAAGCAAGGCGTCGGCGGCGTGTACCCCAAGGTGGATATGACCGGGGGCTCGTCGAAATTCCCGGACATGGAGAAGATCGTCCTCGATTACTGGAACGAGGACAAGACATTCCAGGCCAGCCTGGACAACCGCGAGGGCTGCGAAGAGTACGTCTTCAACGACGGCCCGCCTTTCGCGAACGGCCTACCGCACTACGGACACCTGCTCACCGGCTACGTCAAGGACATCGTCCCGCGCTACCGCACCATGACGGGCTACCACGTCCCGCGCGTGTTCGGCTGGGATTGCCACGGCCTGCCCGCCGAGCTCGAGGCGGAAAAGCAGCTCGGCATCACCGACAAGGCTCAGATCGAGGACATGGGTCTGGCCCAGTTCAACGAGTACTGCGCCAAGTCCGTCATGCACTACGCCGACGAGTGGGAGGACTATGTCACCCGCCAGGCGCGCTGGGTGGACTTTGAGAACGGCTACAAGACGATGGACCCGGAATACATGGAGTCTGTCATGTGGGCGTTCAAGGAGCTCTACGACAAGGGCCTGATTTACCAGGGCTTCCGCGTCCTGCCGTACTCCTGGGCGGAGCACACTCCGTTGTCCAACCAGGAGACCCGTCTCGACGACGCGTATAAGGAGCGCCAGGACCCGACGGTCACCGTCACGTTCCCCATCAAGGACACCAAGGGGCACGAGGAGCTTATCGACTCCGCCTTCATCGGCTGGACCACCACCCCCTGGACGACCCCGTCGAACCTGGCGTTGGCTGTGGGCCCGGAGATCGAGTACTCCCTGGTCCGCGTTGGCGAGGACTCCTCTGTGCCGGAATTCGCCGGTGCCAAGCTTGTCCTCGCGACCGATCTGATCAAATCCTACGCGAAGGAGCTTGGGGAGAACCTTGAGGTCCTGGCCACCTACCGTGGCGCGGATCTGGAGGGCATCACCTACGAGCCGCTCTTCGACTACTTCGCGGATCAGCCGAATGCTTTCCAGGTGCTGCTCGCCGACTACGTCACCACTGAAGACGGCACCGGTGTCGTCCACCAGGCTCCCGCCTTCGGTGAGGACGACATGATCACCTGTGAGAAATACGACATCGGCCTGGTCATCCCGGTCGATGCGGACGGCAAGTTCACCTCGCTCGTCCCGGACTACGAGGGCAAGCTCGTCTTCGACGCCAACCGCGACATCATCCGCGACCTCAAAGCCCGCGGCCGCGTCGTGCGCGACCAGACCATCGTGCACTCCTACCCGCACTCCTGGCGCTCCGGCGAGCCGCTGATCTACATGGCTCTTCCGGCGTGGTTCGTGAAGGTCGTGGACATCCGCGACCGCATGGTCGAGCTGAACCAGGAGATCGACTGGATCCCGTCCCACATCCGTGACGGCCAGTTCGGCAAGTGGCTCGAGGGCGCCCGCGACTGGAATATCTCCCGCACCCGCTACTGGGGCTCCCCGGTCCCGGCGTGGGTGTCCGACAACCCGGAGTACCCGCGCGTGGACGTCTACGGCTCCCTCGACGAGCTCGAGGCCGACTTCGGCGTGCGTCCGGAATCGCTGCACCGCCCGTACATCGACGAGCTGACCCGCCCGAACCCGGACGACCCGACAGGCAAGTCCACCATGCGACGCGTCCCGGACGTGCTGGACTGCTGGTTCGAGTCCGGCTCCATGCCGTTCGCGCAGTACCACTATCCGTTCGAGAACAAGGAAGAATTCGACACCCGCCAGCCCGCGGACTTCATCGTCGAGTACTCCGGCCAGACCCGCGGTTGGTTCTACGTCCAGCACGTGCTGTCCACCGCGCTGTTCGACCGCGTCGCGTACAAGAAGGTCGTCGCCCACGGCATCGTGCTGGGTTCCGACGGCCAAAAGATGTCCAAGTCCAAGGGCAACTACCCGAATGTGAACGAGGTCTTCGACCGCGACGGCTCGGACGCGATGCGCTGGTTCCTCATGTCCAGCCCGATCCTGCGCGGCGGCAACCTGATCGTCACCGAGCAGGGCATCCGCGACGGCGTGCGCCAGGCGATCTTGCCGATCTGGAACGCCTACACCTTCCTGCAGCTGTACTCGGACCGCGAGGCGACCTGGGACACGAGCTCGGACAACGTGCTCGACCGCTACATCCTGGCGAAGCTGCACGACACTGTGAAGAACACCGGCGCGGCCCTCGAAGCCACCGACATTTCCGGAGCGTGCGAGGAGATCCGTCTCTTCGCCGACACCCTGACCAACTGGTACGTGCGCCGCTCCCGCGACCGCTTCTGGGCGGGCCAGGAGGAGCACCCGGAGGCGTTCAACACCCTCTACACGGTGCTCGAGGTCCTTGCCCGTACCGTGGCTCCGCTGCTGCCGTACATCGGCGAGGTAATGTGGCGCGGCCTCACCGGTGAGCGTTCCGTGCACCTGGCGGATTACCCGGATGCTGCGGACTTCCCGGCTGACGACGAGCTCGTCGCCGCGATGGACGCCACCCGCGCGGTGTGCTCCGCGGCGTCCTCGCTGCGCAAAGCGAAGAAGCTGCGCAACCGTCTGCCGCTGCCGGGCCTCAAGGTCGCGCTGCCGGAGGCGGACACTCTCGCGCCGTTTGAGTCGGTCATCCGCGACGAGGTCAACGTGAAGAACGTCGAGCTCACACAGGACGTCGATTCCGCAGGTTCCTTCGAGGTGGTTGTCAACGCGAAGGTCGCCGGACCGAAGCTGGGCAAGGACGTCCAGCGCGCGATCAAGAACGTCAAGGCCGGTAACTACGTCCACGACGGCGAAAATGTCGTCGTGGACGGCGACTTGGTTCTCACCCCGGATCTGTACACCGAGCGCCTCGTCGCCGCCGACCCGGATTCCACCGCGCGCGTGGAGGGCATGGACGGCCTCGTCGTCCTCGACACCGCCCTCACCGAGGAGCTTGAGGCCGAGGGCTGGGCAGCCGACGTCATCCGTGGCCTGCAGGACGCCCGCAAGAACGAGGGACTCGAAGTCTCCGACCGCATCTCGGTCACCCTCCACGTCCCGGCGGACAAGGAGAAGTGGGCGAGCCGCCACGCCGACCACATCGCGGCGGAGACCCTGGCCACCTCGTTCACCGTCACGACTGACGCCGACGATGCCGGCCACAAGGTCCTCGACGGCGTCACCGCGAATGTGACCAAGAACGGCTAA
- a CDS encoding DNA polymerase IV — translation MTRWVLHIDMDAFYASCEQLTRPTLRGRPVLVAGVTGRGVVAGASYEARRYGAHSAMPTYRAVQLVGPRAVLVTPRRPVYTTASRRVFGIIANRVDVVEQLSIDEAFLEPRELAGASPDEVKKWADDLREEIRRETGLPSSIGAGTGKQYAKIGSGLAKPDGTFIIPREKQTEILHPLPVGELWGVGPVTANKLTGIGVETIGDFAAMSEREVEVALGGIVAKQLWTLARGIDDREVAPRAESKQISAEHTYPRDLTTRGEVEAAIRRAAEGAHKRLLVDGRGARTVTVKLKMADFHIESRSSTLTYATDDLDTLTAAAFRIARYPDELGPIRLVGVGFSGLETVMQEVLFPELDRANLPEPHTGEILPVMPTGTRAWAATQDVHHSEFGHGWIQGAGHGFVTVRFETRATGPGPVKNLRADDPELVPADSVASLAWEDWLATANEDDLLHANPLPDEESAGD, via the coding sequence ATGACTCGCTGGGTGCTGCACATCGACATGGACGCGTTCTACGCGTCCTGCGAGCAGTTGACCCGTCCGACGTTGCGAGGCCGGCCGGTGCTCGTCGCCGGGGTGACGGGTCGGGGAGTGGTCGCTGGTGCGAGCTACGAGGCGCGCAGATACGGTGCACACTCGGCGATGCCGACGTACCGCGCGGTGCAGCTCGTCGGTCCGAGAGCTGTGCTGGTCACACCGCGCCGGCCGGTGTACACAACAGCATCGCGCCGGGTGTTCGGCATAATCGCGAACAGGGTCGACGTAGTGGAGCAGCTCTCCATCGACGAAGCGTTCCTCGAGCCGCGCGAACTCGCGGGGGCGTCCCCCGACGAGGTGAAGAAATGGGCGGATGACCTGCGCGAGGAGATTCGCCGGGAGACAGGACTGCCCAGCTCCATCGGGGCGGGCACCGGAAAGCAGTACGCCAAGATCGGCTCCGGCCTGGCCAAGCCGGACGGCACGTTCATCATTCCGCGGGAGAAGCAGACGGAGATCCTCCACCCGCTGCCCGTCGGCGAGCTGTGGGGCGTCGGCCCCGTCACGGCGAATAAGCTCACCGGCATCGGGGTGGAGACCATCGGCGATTTCGCCGCCATGAGCGAGCGCGAGGTGGAGGTGGCGCTGGGCGGGATCGTCGCAAAGCAGCTGTGGACACTCGCGCGCGGCATCGACGACCGCGAAGTCGCGCCGCGCGCGGAATCGAAGCAGATCTCCGCTGAGCACACCTACCCGCGCGACCTGACCACGAGGGGCGAGGTCGAAGCCGCTATCAGGCGTGCGGCGGAAGGAGCGCATAAGCGCTTGCTTGTCGACGGACGCGGCGCCCGCACCGTCACCGTCAAACTCAAGATGGCCGACTTCCACATTGAATCCCGCTCCAGCACCTTGACGTATGCCACCGACGACCTGGACACGCTCACGGCCGCGGCATTCCGCATCGCGCGCTACCCGGACGAGCTCGGCCCGATCCGTCTTGTCGGCGTGGGGTTCTCCGGCCTGGAGACCGTCATGCAGGAGGTCCTCTTCCCGGAGCTCGACCGCGCGAATTTGCCCGAGCCGCACACAGGGGAGATCCTGCCGGTCATGCCCACCGGCACGCGCGCGTGGGCAGCGACGCAGGATGTGCACCATTCCGAATTCGGCCACGGCTGGATCCAGGGCGCGGGCCACGGGTTTGTCACCGTGCGGTTCGAGACCCGCGCAACCGGTCCGGGACCGGTGAAGAATCTCCGCGCGGACGACCCCGAACTCGTCCCCGCCGACTCCGTCGCATCGCTGGCGTGGGAGGACTGGCTGGCTACTGCCAACGAGGACGATCTGCTGCACGCTAATCCGCTGCCTGACGAGGAGTCCGCCGGGGACTGA
- a CDS encoding asparaginase, with amino-acid sequence MNTSEIAVVATGGTIACEADSAGALVPRRTAGELIDAAGIAAPCRPVDVRALDSSSMTLADVDALVSTVHEQLADPAVGGVVVTHGTDSLAETAFALDLFHTDPAKPVVVTGAQRAADAADPDGPLNLRAAVDFIAGRTQSTNDRLPADGPGAGIGGDGVVIAFGGAVIPARGAVKTDTHALDAFRPTASGSDKTPARPAAISPVRLGDMNIPIVAGWAGAGGDIVDAVIAMAPDGIVVEGMGSGNVSEQMGRALHRALDAEIPVVVTTVVPHGKVEFAYGGAGGGATLGDRGAVPAGWLRAGQARTALAAALSAGIDPAALIGG; translated from the coding sequence ATGAATACGTCAGAAATAGCTGTGGTCGCCACGGGAGGAACCATCGCGTGCGAGGCGGATTCAGCCGGTGCGCTGGTACCCCGCCGCACCGCGGGTGAACTGATCGACGCTGCCGGAATCGCCGCTCCGTGCCGCCCGGTGGACGTGCGCGCCCTCGATTCCTCGTCGATGACGCTGGCCGATGTCGACGCTTTGGTGTCCACCGTGCACGAGCAATTAGCTGATCCGGCCGTCGGCGGTGTCGTAGTCACCCACGGCACTGACTCGCTTGCCGAGACAGCCTTCGCGCTGGATCTGTTCCATACCGACCCGGCGAAGCCCGTCGTGGTCACTGGCGCGCAGCGGGCCGCAGATGCCGCCGATCCCGACGGGCCGCTCAACCTCCGCGCGGCGGTGGATTTCATCGCCGGCAGAACTCAGTCCACCAATGACCGCCTCCCTGCTGACGGACCCGGCGCTGGAATCGGTGGCGATGGCGTCGTCATCGCCTTCGGCGGCGCAGTCATCCCGGCGCGGGGTGCGGTCAAGACGGACACGCATGCCCTGGACGCGTTCCGCCCCACAGCCAGTGGCTCTGATAAGACCCCGGCGCGGCCTGCGGCCATTAGCCCGGTGCGGCTGGGAGACATGAATATCCCGATCGTGGCCGGATGGGCCGGCGCGGGCGGGGACATCGTCGACGCCGTGATCGCGATGGCCCCCGACGGCATCGTGGTTGAAGGCATGGGCTCCGGGAATGTCTCGGAGCAGATGGGCCGGGCGCTGCACCGGGCGCTCGATGCTGAGATTCCGGTCGTGGTCACAACCGTGGTGCCGCACGGCAAGGTCGAATTCGCCTACGGCGGTGCCGGCGGTGGTGCCACACTGGGCGACCGCGGGGCCGTCCCTGCCGGGTGGCTCCGCGCCGGTCAAGCCCGTACCGCCCTTGCCGCGGCATTATCGGCGGGCATTGACCCGGCGGCACTTATCGGCGGCTGA
- a CDS encoding YggT family protein, with the protein MIGAVLYSIVGLYTLCVIVRLIIEMIQSFSKHFDPPRWFMVAGEFFFVVTDPPIKLLRKYIPPLPLGGVALDVSVIVLFLALAVLQALIRGIFL; encoded by the coding sequence ATGATCGGAGCCGTCCTTTACTCAATCGTCGGTCTGTACACCTTGTGCGTGATCGTGCGGCTGATCATCGAGATGATCCAGTCCTTCTCCAAGCACTTCGACCCGCCGCGGTGGTTCATGGTGGCGGGCGAATTCTTCTTCGTGGTCACGGACCCGCCCATTAAATTGCTGCGCAAATACATTCCACCGCTGCCGCTCGGTGGAGTGGCGCTGGATGTCAGCGTCATCGTGCTGTTCTTGGCGCTGGCCGTGCTGCAGGCGCTGATCCGCGGCATCTTCCTCTAG
- a CDS encoding RluA family pseudouridine synthase, with product MTTGYRSITVPEGLDGMRVDAAVAKVFGVPRSVAAELEVLIDGTVTPKSTRLTPGQTLEVTLPEPKEVPMPKDEPVEGLEILYDDEDVIVVDKPVGVAAHPTLGWEGPTVVGGLVAMGYQLPDAGPPERKGIVQRLDVGTSGVMVVANSIPGYSVLKRAFKERTVEKTYNAVVQGLPDPIVGTIDAPIGRHPSSGWKFAVTSDGRPSVTHYEVVEAFREASLLEVHLETGRTHQIRVHMSSVGHPCVGDPMYGSDPNLTKRLGLTRQWLHATGLGFTHPGTGKWMEVTSPYPEDLQRAVDKLRS from the coding sequence ATGACCACCGGATACAGGTCAATCACGGTTCCGGAGGGGCTCGACGGCATGCGCGTCGACGCCGCCGTGGCCAAGGTCTTCGGTGTGCCCCGCTCGGTAGCGGCGGAGCTCGAAGTGCTTATCGACGGCACCGTGACCCCCAAATCCACCCGCCTCACCCCCGGGCAGACTCTCGAGGTGACCCTGCCCGAACCGAAGGAAGTGCCCATGCCGAAAGACGAGCCGGTGGAGGGCCTGGAGATTCTCTACGACGACGAAGACGTCATCGTCGTGGACAAGCCGGTCGGGGTGGCCGCCCACCCGACGCTGGGTTGGGAAGGCCCGACCGTTGTCGGGGGACTGGTGGCCATGGGCTACCAGCTTCCCGACGCCGGGCCGCCCGAGCGCAAGGGCATTGTGCAGCGTCTCGACGTTGGCACGTCCGGTGTCATGGTCGTGGCTAATTCGATCCCCGGGTATTCGGTGCTCAAGCGTGCCTTCAAGGAACGCACCGTGGAAAAGACGTATAACGCGGTGGTGCAGGGCCTGCCGGACCCGATCGTGGGCACTATCGACGCGCCGATCGGCCGGCACCCGTCCTCGGGGTGGAAATTCGCCGTGACCTCAGACGGCCGCCCGTCGGTGACACACTACGAGGTTGTCGAGGCCTTCCGTGAGGCGAGCCTGCTTGAAGTCCACCTGGAAACCGGCCGCACCCACCAGATTCGCGTGCACATGTCTTCTGTCGGCCACCCGTGCGTCGGCGACCCCATGTACGGCTCCGACCCGAACCTGACCAAGCGCCTGGGACTGACACGCCAGTGGCTGCACGCCACGGGTTTAGGCTTCACCCACCCGGGCACCGGCAAGTGGATGGAGGTCACCTCGCCCTACCCGGAGGACCTTCAGCGGGCCGTCGATAAGCTGCGCTCATGA
- a CDS encoding sensor histidine kinase has protein sequence MLDRSRRDQSCGAILLRNAQAHGTPGSTELRFSSEPGLAVIEVSNAGPEFTAEELNQLKEPFTRGNNRVSGSGHGLGLALVDAIAASHHGQLDLAPRPGGGVIARLSIPRGLSVSPRRTPRQAAD, from the coding sequence GTGTTAGACCGCAGTCGTCGAGACCAGAGCTGCGGCGCGATTCTGCTGCGCAACGCGCAGGCTCACGGCACACCCGGTTCTACTGAGCTGAGATTTTCCAGCGAGCCGGGGCTCGCCGTCATCGAGGTGTCCAATGCCGGGCCGGAGTTCACTGCGGAAGAGTTGAACCAGCTAAAAGAACCCTTCACCCGCGGCAACAACCGCGTGTCCGGGTCCGGCCACGGTCTGGGTCTCGCGCTTGTCGACGCGATCGCCGCCTCCCACCACGGCCAGCTCGACCTTGCACCCCGCCCCGGCGGCGGTGTGATCGCCCGCCTGAGCATTCCGCGCGGACTGTCCGTCAGTCCCCGGCGGACTCCTCGTCAGGCAGCGGATTAG
- the lspA gene encoding signal peptidase II produces the protein MSTTTSHNPTGSNGTVRRRRLTLIAAIMVAVGLVDQVVKQIMVTTLTPGEPVAVIGDWFNWLLLFNSGAAFSMGQDLTWLITTIQLAFVVGALVFGPRLHNRWEVLGIALIAGGALGNLIDRLFRPPGFWFGHVVDYIAIGNFAVFNLADTFINIGVAVFIVSLLFAKDETDAGEADSDAADSAESAAPSEKDAS, from the coding sequence ATGAGCACCACGACTTCGCACAATCCCACCGGCTCTAACGGCACCGTCCGCCGCCGGCGCCTGACGCTGATCGCGGCAATCATGGTCGCAGTGGGACTCGTGGACCAAGTGGTCAAACAGATCATGGTGACCACACTCACCCCCGGCGAGCCCGTGGCGGTCATCGGCGACTGGTTCAACTGGCTGCTCCTGTTCAATTCCGGCGCGGCTTTCTCCATGGGGCAGGACCTCACCTGGCTGATCACCACCATTCAGCTCGCCTTCGTTGTGGGCGCGCTCGTGTTCGGCCCCCGCCTCCACAACCGCTGGGAGGTGCTCGGCATCGCGCTCATCGCGGGCGGCGCGCTAGGCAACCTCATCGACCGCCTGTTCCGCCCGCCGGGGTTCTGGTTCGGCCACGTCGTCGACTACATCGCCATCGGCAATTTCGCCGTGTTCAACCTCGCCGACACGTTCATCAACATCGGGGTGGCGGTGTTCATCGTCTCGCTCTTGTTCGCTAAGGACGAGACGGACGCTGGGGAAGCGGACTCCGACGCCGCGGATAGTGCGGAAAGCGCAGCTCCGTCCGAGAAGGACGCATCATGA
- a CDS encoding DivIVA domain-containing protein, with protein MPLTPADVHNVAFSKPPIGKRGYNEDEVDQFLDLVEDTLAQLQDENDDLRARVEELGSGSGAPATAAAGAPSTNQVDERAIREEIEAKLRKEYEARLKDAEDEAKAARSRAEAADAEIRSAREEAAQARKQAEAQAQSQKGDAQAQSISRPVNQEQPKTTGEAHIQAARVLELAQETADRLTREAAEESQRVTEEARANATTQVSDAEKKAAETTQAAEQRANKLVSDAERKAEETTNEANSRAEAQIRQAEEQATKLKNDAERKHTEIMNTVKQQQTALESRIAELRTFEREYRTRLKTLLESQLEELETRGTSAPGGDVNQK; from the coding sequence ATGCCGCTGACACCAGCTGACGTGCACAATGTCGCTTTCAGCAAGCCGCCGATTGGTAAGCGTGGCTACAACGAGGACGAGGTCGACCAGTTCCTCGACCTCGTCGAGGACACTCTCGCCCAGTTGCAGGATGAGAACGACGATCTCCGCGCACGCGTTGAGGAGCTCGGCTCCGGCAGCGGCGCTCCGGCCACAGCTGCGGCTGGCGCACCGTCCACCAACCAGGTCGACGAGCGTGCGATCCGCGAGGAGATCGAGGCCAAGCTTCGCAAGGAGTACGAGGCACGCCTGAAGGACGCCGAGGACGAGGCCAAGGCAGCCCGCTCCCGCGCCGAGGCAGCCGACGCGGAGATCCGCTCCGCCCGCGAAGAGGCCGCACAGGCACGCAAGCAGGCCGAGGCTCAGGCCCAGTCCCAGAAGGGCGACGCACAGGCGCAGAGCATTTCCCGCCCGGTCAACCAGGAGCAGCCCAAGACCACCGGCGAGGCACACATCCAGGCAGCCCGTGTCCTCGAGCTTGCGCAGGAGACCGCCGACCGCCTCACCCGCGAGGCGGCGGAAGAGTCCCAGCGCGTCACCGAAGAGGCCCGCGCTAACGCCACCACCCAGGTGTCCGACGCCGAGAAGAAGGCCGCGGAGACCACCCAGGCAGCCGAGCAGCGCGCCAACAAGCTCGTCAGCGACGCTGAGCGCAAGGCTGAGGAGACCACCAACGAGGCCAACTCCCGCGCCGAGGCACAGATCCGCCAGGCTGAGGAGCAGGCGACCAAGCTGAAGAACGACGCTGAGCGCAAGCACACCGAGATCATGAACACGGTCAAGCAGCAGCAGACCGCACTCGAGTCCCGAATCGCCGAGCTGCGCACCTTCGAGCGCGAGTACCGCACCCGCCTGAAGACGCTGCTCGAGTCCCAGCTCGAGGAGCTCGAGACCCGTGGCACGTCCGCCCCGGGCGGCGACGTGAACCAGAAGTAG